One stretch of Desulfovibrio sp. UCD-KL4C DNA includes these proteins:
- a CDS encoding leucyl aminopeptidase, producing the protein MEFNIAVEPASTWFADAVIFFAFKDSEEFLPGFSRWMATEADWVAGSSGLQDFTGELGSTTVIYGSSTSIPRVVLLGLGDKSEFGVEPFSQAVSSVFCKCRELKFRVVGVPLTAFEGIVLEDMHEHFVVAAMDGLYAYDEFKSKKEKNGTLPESVKLLTEVEPLETFVETIHKGQAIGAAVSYARDLVNSPPNIANPVFLAEEAKKLAKKYDFKFKALKRKDIIDKGMGAYASVFKGSVDEPRLITLEYCPKGREGDKPLVLIGKGVTFDTGGISLKPTGHIEDMKCDMAGAAAILGFFKALGELNPDLPVVGILPCADNMPDGLATRPGEVVTSFSGKTIEVLNTDAEGRLLLCDALAYSEQFEPAAIIDLATLTGGCIVAFGWSVAAVMDNSPKLEDLIIESGMRVGERFWPMPLWDIYKEELKSDVADLKNVGSREGMTIHAGMFLKEFVPENVPWAHLDIAGPAWRKKKTATLTAGGTGFGVRTLIELLSQIDLEDI; encoded by the coding sequence ATGGAATTTAATATTGCCGTAGAGCCTGCATCCACATGGTTTGCCGATGCAGTTATCTTTTTTGCGTTTAAGGATTCAGAAGAATTTTTGCCAGGATTTTCTAGATGGATGGCAACCGAAGCAGACTGGGTTGCCGGCTCCTCTGGGCTTCAGGATTTTACTGGAGAACTTGGCAGTACAACGGTTATTTACGGTTCTTCTACTTCAATCCCGCGGGTTGTACTTCTAGGGCTTGGCGATAAGAGTGAGTTTGGTGTTGAGCCGTTCAGTCAAGCTGTGTCTTCAGTATTTTGCAAATGTCGTGAACTTAAATTCAGAGTTGTCGGAGTTCCGTTGACAGCATTTGAAGGCATTGTTCTTGAAGATATGCATGAACATTTTGTAGTGGCGGCAATGGACGGTCTTTATGCCTATGATGAGTTTAAAAGTAAAAAAGAAAAAAATGGAACACTTCCTGAGTCCGTTAAGTTACTGACAGAAGTTGAGCCTCTTGAGACATTTGTTGAGACCATTCATAAAGGTCAGGCCATTGGCGCGGCTGTTTCCTATGCTCGTGATTTGGTAAATTCTCCTCCTAATATTGCAAACCCGGTGTTTTTAGCTGAAGAAGCAAAGAAGCTTGCAAAGAAGTATGATTTTAAATTCAAGGCTCTGAAACGCAAAGATATTATTGATAAAGGAATGGGAGCATATGCTTCTGTTTTTAAAGGAAGTGTCGACGAACCGCGCCTTATCACTCTTGAGTATTGTCCTAAAGGCAGAGAAGGGGACAAGCCTCTGGTTTTGATAGGCAAAGGCGTTACTTTTGATACCGGGGGGATTTCTCTTAAACCTACAGGTCATATTGAGGATATGAAGTGCGATATGGCAGGGGCTGCGGCAATACTTGGTTTTTTTAAAGCTCTTGGAGAACTCAATCCTGATTTGCCTGTAGTCGGCATATTACCTTGCGCTGATAATATGCCGGATGGTTTAGCAACCCGCCCTGGTGAGGTTGTAACATCCTTTTCCGGTAAGACTATTGAAGTTTTAAATACTGATGCTGAGGGCCGTCTTTTACTTTGTGATGCCTTGGCATATTCAGAGCAATTTGAACCAGCGGCCATTATTGATCTCGCCACTCTTACGGGCGGATGCATAGTAGCTTTCGGCTGGAGTGTTGCTGCGGTAATGGATAATTCTCCTAAACTTGAAGATCTTATTATTGAATCAGGCATGAGAGTTGGCGAAAGATTCTGGCCTATGCCGCTTTGGGATATTTATAAAGAAGAGCTCAAAAGTGATGTAGCGGATCTTAAAAATGTAGGCTCACGTGAAGGAATGACTATTCATGCCGGAATGTTTTTGAAAGAGTTTGTGCCTGAAAATGTACCTTGGGCGCATCTTGATATTGCCGGACCTGCGTGGCGAAAAAAGAAGACTGCAACTTTGACTGCTGGCGGAACAGGATTCGGAGTTAGAACTTTAATCGAACTTCTCTCGCAAATAGATTTAGAAGATATTTAA
- a CDS encoding asparaginase has translation MSQNNISGEVVLIFTGGTIGMSEEPEAGGVVPGGNFDKLISEITPDDKDITIRPVLWSDVPSPHMSPEMMLKLAHDVDSYLAEEQVLGAVILHGTDLMAETAYALDISVNSPKPVILTGAMRYFNESGYDGIRNLVDAVRVCLLPPPKGADVILQMADKLFAAKNAIKSSSLNVDPFIGQNTGRIGFISGESVILTRADSHRRPRFSFPITGVDSNVHLVGCHPGMNSTILEKLLETGVKGIVLEGFGAGNTPPGLVSGIEKCIAAGVTVVLCTRCVEGGVWPIYAYPGGAAYLKQKGVITAGGLSALKATLLLQLLIGSNRPLEQIKTIFAEESV, from the coding sequence ATGTCCCAAAATAATATTTCAGGCGAAGTTGTCCTCATTTTCACCGGCGGCACAATCGGCATGAGCGAAGAACCCGAAGCCGGGGGAGTTGTTCCTGGTGGTAACTTCGACAAATTAATTTCAGAAATTACTCCTGACGATAAAGACATCACTATACGTCCAGTACTCTGGTCTGATGTTCCAAGCCCGCACATGTCTCCTGAAATGATGCTTAAACTGGCTCATGACGTTGATTCATATCTTGCTGAAGAGCAAGTTCTGGGCGCAGTTATCCTCCACGGTACTGACCTTATGGCTGAAACAGCATACGCACTAGATATATCCGTGAACTCCCCTAAGCCGGTAATTTTAACCGGGGCCATGCGCTACTTCAACGAATCAGGGTATGACGGGATACGCAATCTAGTAGACGCAGTACGAGTATGCCTGCTGCCACCGCCAAAAGGAGCGGACGTTATCCTCCAAATGGCAGATAAGCTTTTTGCGGCCAAGAACGCCATCAAATCCAGTTCCCTGAATGTTGACCCGTTTATAGGTCAAAACACAGGCAGAATAGGTTTTATATCCGGAGAATCCGTTATTCTGACAAGAGCAGACTCACATAGAAGACCGCGCTTCTCTTTCCCAATCACAGGGGTGGATTCAAATGTACATCTGGTCGGCTGCCATCCGGGCATGAACTCAACAATTTTAGAAAAATTATTAGAAACGGGTGTGAAAGGAATCGTGCTTGAAGGTTTCGGAGCAGGCAACACTCCTCCAGGGCTGGTTTCAGGCATTGAGAAATGCATTGCAGCTGGTGTTACAGTAGTGCTTTGCACAAGATGCGTTGAAGGAGGAGTATGGCCCATTTATGCATACCCGGGTGGAGCTGCTTACTTAAAACAGAAAGGGGTTATCACTGCCGGAGGACTTTCTGCGCTGAAAGCCACACTGTTGCTGCAACTTCTAATCGGAAGCAATCGCCCATTGGAACAGATCAAAACAATTTTTGCTGAAGAAAGCGTTTAA
- a CDS encoding HD domain-containing phosphohydrolase: MLNNSELTILVIDDETFVRETISDYLSDSGFNILNASDGAEGIAVFRANKPDAVLVDLNMPHVDGFEVLKVVHEEHPDLPVIVVSGAGLIEDAIQAVRLGAWDFVTKPIVDMGILEHVLNQGLERALLIKENKRYKEHLEVEVHKRTEALRNEIKMRKKTQDALMILQAEVIETQKEIIMTLGEVVETRSNETAKHVRRVAEYTALLALRAGLDPEEVNLLKLASPMHDVGKIGVPDTVLNKPGKLTSDEFELVKTHTTIGHDILKHSERPIFKAAAIVAYEHHERWDGRGYPRGLAGEEISIYGRITGIADVFDALGSERVYKKAWSLEKIKGYFEQEKGKQFDPVLTDLFFDGIDEILELRKLYPDG; this comes from the coding sequence ATGTTGAATAACTCTGAATTAACAATATTAGTTATTGATGATGAAACTTTCGTGCGCGAAACAATCAGTGACTACCTTAGCGATTCCGGTTTTAATATTTTAAATGCCAGTGACGGTGCGGAAGGGATTGCTGTTTTCAGAGCAAATAAGCCCGACGCTGTTCTGGTAGATTTAAATATGCCACATGTTGACGGGTTTGAAGTTCTTAAGGTTGTGCATGAGGAACATCCTGATCTTCCGGTCATTGTTGTTTCAGGTGCGGGACTGATTGAGGATGCGATTCAAGCTGTACGCCTCGGAGCATGGGATTTTGTAACCAAGCCTATTGTTGACATGGGTATTCTTGAGCATGTCTTAAACCAAGGGCTGGAAAGAGCTCTCTTGATTAAGGAAAATAAAAGATACAAAGAGCATCTTGAAGTAGAGGTCCACAAAAGAACTGAGGCCTTGCGTAACGAAATTAAGATGAGGAAGAAAACTCAAGATGCTTTAATGATTTTACAAGCTGAAGTTATTGAAACTCAGAAAGAAATTATCATGACTCTAGGCGAAGTTGTTGAAACCCGGTCCAACGAAACGGCTAAACACGTTCGCAGAGTTGCAGAGTATACCGCTCTCTTGGCGTTGAGGGCCGGACTTGATCCGGAAGAGGTAAATTTATTAAAACTGGCCTCTCCTATGCACGACGTCGGTAAAATAGGTGTTCCGGATACGGTGCTGAATAAGCCTGGTAAACTTACTTCTGATGAATTTGAGCTGGTTAAAACTCACACTACTATCGGCCATGATATTTTGAAGCATTCCGAAAGACCTATTTTCAAGGCTGCTGCAATTGTGGCTTATGAGCACCATGAACGATGGGATGGTAGAGGATATCCTCGCGGACTTGCCGGTGAAGAAATTAGTATTTACGGACGTATCACCGGGATTGCGGATGTTTTTGATGCTTTGGGTAGTGAGCGTGTTTACAAGAAAGCTTGGTCACTTGAAAAGATTAAAGGTTATTTTGAACAGGAAAAAGGTAAACAGTTTGATCCTGTTTTAACTGATCTTTTCTTTGATGGTATTGATGAAATTCTTGAACTGAGAAAACTGTATCCAGACGGCTGA
- a CDS encoding 4Fe-4S binding protein: MKKVIDKSIPDTRTGKLIKKALESKNMTIKDVLHNYMYIRWPKAYIGAPLGEKDIAPIADFITSLIAHPDDKEKMEQLKKDFADTYHGKIIITEEALKLIHIGREVSTTIPERVLPYSKARNMVLNEPDHIVALECPCRAAQKEPCLPMNVCLIIGEPFASFVIENHPKKSRRITIDEAARILEAENARGHIHSAFFKDVMLGRFYSICNCCPCCCGAMEAMKNGIPMLTPSGYISIVDPKKCIGCGQCMEYCPFGAMRIYDKRMHIDPDKCMGCGVCTNKCRKGSLHLALNKKHPEPFKVEELLKSS, from the coding sequence ATGAAGAAAGTTATTGATAAATCCATTCCGGACACCCGAACCGGAAAACTAATCAAGAAAGCTCTTGAGAGTAAGAACATGACAATCAAAGATGTTCTTCATAATTATATGTATATACGCTGGCCTAAAGCTTATATAGGGGCTCCCTTGGGTGAAAAAGATATTGCTCCCATTGCCGACTTTATTACAAGTCTTATTGCCCATCCTGATGATAAAGAAAAAATGGAACAGCTTAAAAAAGATTTCGCAGACACATATCATGGCAAAATTATTATCACTGAAGAGGCTCTTAAGCTTATACATATAGGACGTGAAGTTTCCACAACTATTCCCGAACGGGTTCTACCCTACAGCAAAGCCAGAAATATGGTACTCAACGAGCCCGACCATATCGTAGCACTTGAATGCCCTTGCCGCGCTGCGCAAAAAGAACCATGCCTTCCTATGAATGTCTGCTTAATTATTGGAGAGCCCTTTGCTTCATTCGTTATTGAAAATCATCCTAAAAAATCACGGCGTATAACCATAGATGAAGCGGCAAGGATACTTGAGGCGGAAAATGCCAGAGGCCATATACATAGTGCATTTTTCAAAGACGTAATGCTCGGCAGGTTTTATTCAATATGCAACTGCTGCCCATGTTGCTGCGGTGCTATGGAAGCTATGAAAAACGGCATTCCGATGTTGACCCCTTCAGGATATATCTCCATAGTTGATCCTAAAAAATGCATCGGTTGCGGACAGTGTATGGAATATTGCCCTTTCGGAGCGATGAGAATCTACGACAAGCGCATGCATATAGATCCTGATAAATGTATGGGATGCGGAGTGTGCACGAATAAATGCCGGAAAGGGTCCCTACACCTTGCACTAAATAAGAAACACCCAGAACCTTTTAAGGTAGAAGAACTACTCAAATCTTCTTAA
- a CDS encoding DUF401 family protein, whose product MDFLFNMLPLFKIMFVFICMLIGIRFKLGVGLSVLLGGFVLALITGMKMDLLLETTTSAIIDSETIYLVLIVALIMFLSGLLECTGQASRIMESLTGYLRSPRLRLVFFPALIGLLPMPGGAIFSAPMIREAAEGLDVSDSNKVVINYWFRHLWELAWPLYPGMILGAALSGMSVFKFISYTFPGPIVVFLLGYFFFLRSSVLPLEKGVHDNIEVKSGNALRAVKESLPLLVAIAGSLVFEALFSFISPNIPFEAAIITALFLAVLCAAFANTGAIAIIRSLLVQKRFISMVFMIFCVFIFKDVLGSCGLIAELSRLAGGETALIAAAVLVPFVVGFIAGITMAFVGAAMPLVVGLVHSMGLTSQLPAWAMLCMFSGFAGIMASPLHICFLLTCEYFNVDLYSAWKRIFTPSIVLLCMGVAYFFVLV is encoded by the coding sequence ATGGACTTTCTTTTTAATATGCTCCCCTTATTTAAAATTATGTTTGTTTTTATCTGCATGCTGATCGGTATCAGATTTAAATTAGGGGTAGGGTTATCAGTTTTGCTGGGCGGATTTGTTCTGGCACTGATAACAGGTATGAAAATGGACTTGCTGCTTGAAACTACTACGTCTGCAATTATAGATAGTGAAACTATTTATCTGGTATTAATTGTTGCCCTCATCATGTTTCTCAGCGGACTTCTTGAATGTACGGGGCAAGCTTCTAGAATAATGGAATCTCTTACCGGGTATCTTAGGAGTCCAAGGTTGCGTCTTGTTTTTTTCCCGGCCTTGATAGGCTTGCTTCCTATGCCGGGCGGGGCGATTTTCTCTGCTCCCATGATTCGCGAAGCGGCTGAAGGGCTCGATGTCAGTGATAGTAATAAAGTAGTAATTAATTATTGGTTTAGGCATTTGTGGGAACTTGCATGGCCGTTGTACCCTGGAATGATTCTCGGTGCTGCTCTCAGCGGCATGTCTGTGTTTAAATTTATCAGTTATACATTCCCCGGTCCTATTGTTGTTTTTTTGCTGGGGTATTTCTTTTTCCTGCGATCTTCAGTTCTACCGCTTGAAAAAGGTGTTCACGATAATATTGAAGTAAAATCAGGCAACGCTTTAAGAGCAGTAAAAGAAAGCTTGCCACTGCTTGTCGCTATCGCTGGCTCCTTGGTATTTGAAGCCCTTTTTTCTTTTATTTCGCCAAATATTCCATTTGAAGCTGCGATCATTACGGCATTATTTTTGGCTGTACTTTGCGCGGCATTTGCTAATACGGGGGCAATAGCAATTATTCGCTCGTTACTGGTGCAGAAAAGATTTATCAGCATGGTCTTTATGATATTTTGTGTATTTATATTTAAAGACGTTCTCGGTTCTTGCGGCCTTATTGCTGAACTTTCACGTCTTGCCGGAGGTGAAACTGCTTTAATTGCCGCTGCGGTTTTAGTTCCGTTTGTTGTCGGCTTTATTGCAGGTATTACTATGGCGTTTGTAGGGGCCGCAATGCCTCTGGTTGTGGGACTTGTTCATTCAATGGGGCTAACCTCGCAGCTCCCTGCATGGGCTATGCTGTGCATGTTTTCCGGTTTTGCAGGTATAATGGCATCACCTCTTCATATATGTTTTCTTTTGACCTGTGAGTATTTTAATGTAGATTTATATTCAGCGTGGAAAAGGATCTTTACTCCTAGTATTGTCCTGTTATGTATGGGAGTGGCGTACTTTTTTGTTTTGGTGTAG
- a CDS encoding peptidylprolyl isomerase, with protein sequence MANPMVMMETPEGEVLIELYEDKAPKTVANFLKYVDEDFYAGTIFHRVINNFMIQGGGFDFSMKEKATNAPVENEADNGLKNEVGTLAMARTMDPHSASSQFFINVKDNGFLDHTAKNPQGWGYCVFGKVVDGMEAVDKIKKVRTRSHGPMDDVPVDPISIISMTRFED encoded by the coding sequence ATGGCTAATCCTATGGTAATGATGGAAACACCTGAAGGTGAAGTTTTAATTGAACTTTACGAAGACAAGGCTCCAAAGACAGTTGCAAATTTTTTGAAATATGTTGACGAAGATTTTTATGCTGGAACAATTTTTCATAGAGTTATCAACAATTTCATGATTCAGGGCGGTGGATTTGATTTTTCTATGAAAGAAAAAGCAACCAATGCACCTGTTGAAAATGAAGCTGATAACGGTCTTAAAAATGAAGTTGGAACTCTTGCCATGGCTCGTACTATGGATCCTCATTCCGCTTCATCACAGTTTTTCATTAACGTAAAAGATAACGGTTTTCTGGACCACACAGCAAAAAACCCTCAGGGTTGGGGATATTGTGTATTCGGTAAAGTCGTTGACGGAATGGAAGCTGTCGATAAAATCAAAAAAGTACGTACTCGTAGCCATGGTCCTATGGACGATGTTCCAGTTGATCCTATCAGCATTATTTCTATGACTCGCTTTGAAGATTAA
- a CDS encoding ABC transporter substrate-binding protein encodes MKKVVIFCLIAIGFCTCNSVAAENTIKIGVLYNLTGPMGVIDQPGFHGMELAQEVINSEGGVLGKKISLIVSDCRSNLDATATAASTLSSEKGIVAVSGLNDTDYAIAAAPAVTTKNMVFITAGATMQNLPYMYGKYFFMTAFGDNMQARAVAKFAKRRLNTTRCFVGTNISSEFSKTLSKYFKRRYRKYGGKVVKEEWFNTEDATYPLPKEGDNPDLFFLSTIPPDVAKYVTEVRKAGFEQPIVSGDGFDSQGLLNIPGEYAHSIYFAAHVAFDNPASEVQEFVERYKKMFGVHPNSGFAALGYDTVMLLAQAITRAGSTDPDAIRAALAETKNFQGVTGEISYPEGVRVPDKTVDIVSFANGTVSFVEQISPN; translated from the coding sequence ATGAAAAAAGTAGTAATTTTTTGTCTTATTGCGATCGGGTTTTGCACCTGCAATTCGGTTGCGGCTGAAAATACAATTAAAATAGGTGTACTTTATAATTTAACAGGTCCGATGGGAGTCATTGATCAGCCTGGTTTCCATGGTATGGAGCTTGCTCAGGAAGTCATAAACAGCGAAGGCGGTGTGCTCGGTAAGAAAATAAGTTTAATCGTTTCCGATTGCCGCTCAAATCTTGATGCAACGGCTACTGCCGCTTCAACTCTTTCCAGTGAAAAAGGAATTGTCGCTGTTTCAGGACTGAACGATACAGATTACGCTATAGCTGCTGCCCCTGCAGTAACTACTAAAAATATGGTATTTATAACGGCTGGTGCAACCATGCAGAACTTGCCTTATATGTATGGTAAATATTTTTTTATGACTGCGTTTGGAGATAATATGCAGGCACGTGCAGTGGCTAAGTTTGCAAAGCGCAGACTTAATACAACTCGTTGTTTTGTCGGTACAAATATTTCCAGCGAGTTTTCTAAAACCCTTTCTAAATATTTTAAACGCAGGTATCGCAAATATGGCGGAAAAGTGGTCAAAGAGGAATGGTTTAATACTGAAGATGCCACGTATCCACTGCCGAAAGAAGGCGATAATCCTGATCTGTTTTTTCTTTCAACAATTCCGCCTGATGTTGCTAAATATGTGACGGAAGTCCGCAAAGCAGGATTTGAACAGCCCATTGTTTCTGGTGACGGATTTGATTCTCAAGGATTACTAAATATCCCTGGAGAGTATGCTCATTCTATTTATTTTGCGGCACATGTAGCCTTTGATAATCCTGCCTCGGAAGTACAAGAGTTTGTTGAGCGGTATAAAAAAATGTTCGGAGTCCATCCTAACAGCGGTTTTGCAGCTCTTGGGTATGATACAGTAATGTTGCTTGCTCAGGCTATCACAAGAGCTGGTTCAACCGATCCTGACGCAATCAGAGCCGCTTTGGCAGAAACTAAAAACTTTCAAGGCGTTACTGGTGAAATCAGCTATCCTGAAGGAGTAAGGGTCCCAGATAAAACCGTAGATATTGTCAGCTTTGCTAATGGAACTGTTTCATTTGTTGAACAGATTTCTCCTAATTAA
- a CDS encoding STAS domain-containing protein yields MEITVRRHGESVVIRMGERIDAYGAVELDKVLEELLSEQSLACMAFDMNDVCYLSSAGIRSIVKTLKILSSRQGTLAICGLRPYCKNVLDTAGMTRSLNIFVSRSEAMTFLQSVQWERQALKNWYELENMDSPIGNFRFIPGDNSQAEIKVIGSVADVLHSRVTENRMFSRRFSQTEYSIGVGGLGNVPADYMKVLGAMITIGGTMAWAPTDGHDLADFLVPQNDTGAVLIKTPFNLTIDGGFNEYVMFNSIEEGGTTLDKLYRGLFLLARRRRRDFKGVIGVAAWTQVSELMAGTLMRSPISEFAPANGKTIIDSVNRGEWWTRDSIPRHRNVTCLTCGVGVDLSCDLSAYEQAGLYAGFYIDPATAGDKGHILNNHGAVFERLQMPEKMVSLDKSIRQVTAKAEFKDMRKLRGTSKVTRAFMGISYIQKISQDSSGWQGGGAEAIISRGLADKRYRMEADGPSLLEKRDEEISKFQRFLEAQQVKLGTKN; encoded by the coding sequence ATGGAAATTACAGTTCGCAGACATGGTGAAAGTGTTGTTATTCGCATGGGCGAAAGAATTGATGCTTACGGAGCCGTAGAGCTTGATAAAGTGCTTGAAGAGCTTCTGAGTGAACAATCTCTGGCATGTATGGCATTCGATATGAATGATGTTTGTTATCTGAGTAGTGCCGGAATTCGTAGTATTGTAAAAACGCTTAAGATTTTGAGCTCTCGGCAAGGGACACTAGCTATTTGCGGTTTGCGCCCATATTGTAAGAATGTTCTTGATACTGCCGGTATGACACGGTCTTTAAATATTTTTGTTTCAAGAAGTGAAGCCATGACTTTTTTGCAGTCCGTGCAGTGGGAACGGCAAGCTCTTAAAAACTGGTATGAACTTGAGAATATGGATTCACCCATTGGTAATTTCAGATTTATTCCGGGTGATAACAGTCAGGCTGAAATTAAAGTCATCGGTTCTGTTGCGGATGTTCTTCACTCCAGAGTAACTGAAAACCGAATGTTTTCACGTAGATTTTCACAAACAGAATATTCCATCGGAGTCGGCGGTCTTGGCAATGTTCCTGCAGATTATATGAAAGTTCTAGGTGCGATGATCACCATCGGCGGGACTATGGCATGGGCTCCTACTGATGGACATGACCTTGCAGATTTTTTGGTTCCGCAAAATGATACAGGAGCGGTTCTTATCAAAACTCCGTTTAATTTGACGATTGACGGAGGTTTCAATGAATATGTGATGTTTAATTCCATAGAGGAAGGCGGTACGACTCTGGATAAGCTCTACAGGGGGCTTTTTCTGCTTGCCAGACGGAGGCGCAGAGATTTTAAAGGGGTTATCGGTGTTGCTGCGTGGACACAGGTAAGCGAATTAATGGCGGGAACTTTGATGCGCTCTCCTATAAGTGAGTTTGCACCTGCAAATGGAAAAACTATTATTGATTCGGTTAATAGGGGAGAGTGGTGGACGAGGGACAGTATTCCAAGACATCGAAATGTTACCTGTCTGACGTGCGGAGTAGGAGTTGATCTTTCATGTGATCTTTCAGCTTATGAGCAGGCTGGCCTTTATGCCGGATTTTATATCGATCCGGCTACAGCCGGAGATAAAGGGCATATTCTAAATAATCATGGAGCTGTTTTCGAGCGTCTTCAAATGCCTGAAAAAATGGTTTCATTGGATAAATCTATCCGGCAGGTAACTGCAAAAGCTGAATTTAAAGATATGCGCAAATTGCGCGGGACCAGTAAAGTTACGCGTGCTTTTATGGGGATAAGTTATATACAAAAAATTTCTCAGGACAGTTCCGGCTGGCAAGGCGGAGGAGCTGAAGCAATTATCAGCCGGGGGCTTGCGGATAAAAGGTACCGGATGGAAGCAGATGGACCATCTCTTTTAGAAAAACGTGACGAAGAAATTAGTAAATTTCAACGTTTTTTAGAAGCTCAACAAGTTAAATTAGGCACAAAAAACTAA
- the typA gene encoding translational GTPase TypA → MKKTTNEKLRNIAIIAHVDHGKTTLVDGMFKQSGLFREGQKVDDRVMDSMDLERERGITIAAKNCAVDWKGTKINIIDTPGHADFGGEVERSLSMADGAILLVDASEGPLPQTRFVLKKALEAGLKVIVVVNKIDRGDARPNEVLDEVYDLFIDLDANEEQLEFPVMYAIGRDGIAQHTLEEKGENLHPLMDMVVQHIPGPSYDEDEPFQMLVSDLGYSDYLGRLAIGKVIHGSTQQNEPLACINEQGQTIPLKLTKVQTYEGLTFTETDIAHPGDIVVVSGIEAITIGDTICTREAPKALPRITVDEPTVSMRFGINTSPMAGLEGKLVQSSKIRERLEKETLLNVAVKIEESEYRDSFIVKGRGEFQLAILIETMRREGFELTVGRPEVIFKTENGKKLEPMEQVFIDCEDAFMGVVTEKLSSRKAQMANLVNNGKGRVRMEFSAPSRSLIGYRDEFLTDTKGTGIMNTLFAGYADYRGDFPSRYTGSLISDRSGKAVAYAIFNLEPRGEMFVKPGDPVYEGMIVGEHNKDTDININPTKEKKLSNMRASGKDEAVILTPCRPMTLERAMHFITDDEVIEVTPESIRLRKSELSTAKRHMARGKELKKK, encoded by the coding sequence GTGAAAAAAACTACTAATGAGAAACTTAGAAATATCGCAATCATAGCCCACGTTGACCATGGTAAAACTACATTGGTTGACGGAATGTTTAAGCAGAGCGGGCTTTTCCGTGAAGGCCAAAAAGTTGATGACAGAGTCATGGACAGCATGGACCTTGAGCGTGAACGCGGAATTACTATTGCAGCTAAGAACTGTGCGGTTGACTGGAAAGGTACTAAAATCAACATCATCGACACCCCCGGCCATGCCGACTTCGGCGGTGAAGTTGAACGTTCTTTAAGCATGGCTGACGGAGCAATCCTTTTAGTTGATGCTTCTGAAGGACCGCTTCCTCAGACAAGATTCGTATTGAAAAAAGCTCTTGAAGCCGGCCTTAAAGTTATTGTTGTTGTCAATAAAATTGACCGCGGCGATGCTCGCCCTAACGAAGTTCTTGATGAAGTTTATGACCTCTTCATCGATTTAGACGCTAACGAAGAGCAACTTGAATTTCCTGTTATGTACGCAATCGGCAGAGACGGTATCGCTCAGCATACTCTTGAAGAGAAAGGTGAAAACCTTCATCCTCTCATGGATATGGTTGTACAGCATATTCCCGGCCCTTCCTACGATGAAGATGAACCTTTCCAGATGCTTGTTTCCGACCTCGGTTACTCAGACTATCTCGGCCGCCTTGCTATCGGTAAAGTAATCCATGGTTCAACTCAGCAAAACGAACCTCTCGCCTGCATCAACGAGCAGGGACAGACCATTCCGCTGAAACTTACCAAAGTACAGACATACGAAGGTTTGACTTTCACTGAAACAGACATTGCTCACCCAGGTGATATTGTTGTTGTTTCAGGTATTGAAGCTATTACTATCGGTGACACAATCTGCACCAGAGAAGCTCCTAAAGCTCTTCCAAGAATCACAGTTGACGAACCGACTGTATCCATGCGCTTTGGAATCAACACTTCTCCAATGGCCGGACTCGAAGGAAAACTAGTTCAGTCTTCTAAAATTCGTGAAAGACTCGAAAAAGAAACACTGCTTAACGTTGCTGTTAAAATTGAAGAAAGCGAATATAGAGATAGTTTCATAGTTAAAGGACGCGGAGAATTTCAGTTAGCGATCCTTATTGAAACCATGCGTCGTGAAGGTTTTGAACTTACCGTAGGAAGACCTGAAGTTATCTTCAAAACAGAAAACGGCAAGAAACTTGAACCTATGGAACAGGTTTTCATCGACTGCGAAGACGCATTCATGGGCGTAGTAACTGAAAAACTTTCTTCCAGAAAAGCACAAATGGCCAACCTCGTTAATAACGGGAAAGGTCGTGTTCGCATGGAATTTTCAGCACCTTCACGCTCACTCATCGGTTACCGTGATGAGTTCCTAACCGATACCAAGGGAACTGGAATTATGAACACTCTATTTGCCGGATACGCCGACTACAGAGGTGATTTCCCTTCACGTTACACAGGTTCTCTTATTTCTGACCGTTCCGGTAAAGCTGTTGCTTACGCAATCTTCAACCTTGAACCTCGCGGTGAAATGTTCGTTAAACCTGGTGATCCAGTATACGAAGGAATGATTGTAGGTGAGCACAACAAAGATACTGATATCAATATCAATCCTACCAAAGAGAAAAAACTCTCTAATATGCGCGCATCCGGTAAAGATGAAGCTGTCATTCTTACCCCATGCAGACCTATGACTCTTGAAAGAGCTATGCACTTCATCACTGATGATGAAGTGATTGAAGTAACTCCTGAGTCAATCAGACTTCGCAAGTCAGAACTTTCCACCGCTAAACGCCACATGGCACGCGGTAAAGAACTGAAAAAGAAATAG